A region of Paenibacillus sp. 37 DNA encodes the following proteins:
- a CDS encoding HD domain-containing protein — MSENPLQPGGNLQELGHMHNIDGITAGEAVLRAARSFVQGDSSKHSDGHDWPHIERVTALAVELAHRMGADPFVCELAALLHDVPDEKLNESLEAGMAKLNDWLDTQPLDPDIRNKVVGIISTISYAGGQRPAVSSLEAQVVQDADRLDAMGAIGIARTFAFSGARGREMYDPSLPPREQMTREEYRNGRSTTINHFYEKLFKLKDLMNTSYGKELAEQRHDYMVQFVDQFKREWEGTNR, encoded by the coding sequence GGGCACATGCATAATATAGATGGAATAACGGCAGGAGAGGCTGTTCTGCGCGCCGCCCGATCCTTTGTTCAAGGGGACTCATCCAAGCATAGTGATGGTCATGACTGGCCGCACATTGAACGGGTAACCGCACTTGCGGTTGAACTCGCTCACCGCATGGGTGCAGATCCATTTGTCTGCGAACTGGCTGCTTTATTACATGATGTACCGGATGAGAAGCTGAATGAGAGCTTGGAAGCCGGGATGGCCAAACTGAATGACTGGCTGGATACCCAGCCTCTTGACCCGGATATACGTAATAAGGTTGTGGGTATTATTAGCACCATCTCATATGCGGGAGGCCAGCGTCCTGCGGTCAGTTCGCTTGAAGCACAGGTTGTTCAGGATGCGGATCGACTGGATGCAATGGGTGCGATTGGGATCGCGCGAACCTTTGCCTTTTCAGGCGCCAGAGGGCGCGAGATGTACGATCCGTCCCTTCCTCCACGGGAACAGATGACCCGTGAGGAATATCGCAATGGGCGCAGCACAACGATAAATCACTTTTACGAGAAGTTGTTCAAGCTCAAGGATCTGATGAATACCTCCTATGGCAAGGAGCTGGCGGAACAGCGTCATGATTATATGGTGCAGTTTGTGGACCAGTTCAAAAGGGAATGGGAGGGCACAAACCGTTAG